Proteins encoded in a region of the Tripterygium wilfordii isolate XIE 37 chromosome 21, ASM1340144v1, whole genome shotgun sequence genome:
- the LOC119988790 gene encoding uncharacterized protein LOC119988790: MCSSKAKVTLGVEVMPPVAKINGRPVLQPTCNRVPSLERLNFLKKVPSNTPPPPLPLSQPEGIARPNKVSMTPPMSPKSKSPRPPAIKRGNDTNGSLNSSSEKVVIPRINATKITPTPCLEKKKSKSFKERSSINVEASLSYSSSLIVESPGSIAAVRREQMALQQQQRKMRIAHYGRSKSARFEYGIGTEETKSTDAQEEKRCSFITPNSDPIYVAYHDEEWGVPVHDDNLLFELLVLSGAQVGSDWTSILKKRQDFRDAFSGFDAETVASITNKQMVSICAQYGIDISRVRGVVDNSTRILEIKKEFGSFERYIWGFVNHKPISTQYKFGHKIPVKTSKSETISKDMVRRGFRFVGPTVVHSFMQASGLTNDHLITCHRHLPCTLLANPRRPVETSIDQP; encoded by the exons ATGTGCAGTTCTAAGGCTAAGGTGACCTTAGGTGTTGAAGTAATGCCTCCGGTGGCTAAAATCAATGGCCGGCCGGTGCTACAGCCGACTTGCAATCGGGTTCCTAGCCTAGAAAGGCTTAATTTCCTCAAGAAAGTACCATCAAACacacctccacctccacttcCATTGTCACAACCAGAAGGCATTGCTAGGCCTAATAAGGTCTCAATGACACCCCCAATGTCTCCCAAGTCCAAGTCCCCACGGCCACCGGCTATTAAGCGAGGTAATGACACTAATGGGTCCTTGAATTCTAGTTCTGAGAAGGTTGTGATTCCCAGAATTAACGCCACAAAGATTACTCCAACTCCatgcttggagaagaagaagtcaAAGAGTTTTAAGGAGAGAAGTAGCATTAATGTTGAGGCTTCTTTgagttattcttcttctttgattgtTGAATCACCTGGAAGCATAGCTGCTGTGAGGAGAGAACAAATGGCACTTCAGCAACAGCAAAGGAAGATGAGGATTGCTCACTATGGGAGATCAAAATCTGCCCGGTTTGAATATGGCATTGGCACCGAAGAAACAAAGAGTACCGATGCTCAGGAAGAGAAAAGATGCAGCTTTATTACTCCAAATTCAG ATCCAATCTATGTTGCTTACCATGATGAAGAATGGGGAGTTCCTGTCCATGATGATAA CTTATTGTTTGAGTTGCTGGTTCTAAGTGGTGCTCAAGTTGGTTCAGATTGGACTTCAATCCTGAAGAAAAGGCAGGATTTCAG ggATGCATTTTCTGGGTTTGATGCAGAAACTGTTGCCAGCATCACTAATAAACAAATGGTGTCAATCTGTGCACAATATGGCATTGATATAAGCAGAGTTAGAGGTGTTGTTGACAATTCCACCAGAATTCTTGAG ATCAAAAAGGAGTTTGGATCGTTTGAGAGATATATATGGGGGTTTGTGAACCACAAACCCATCTCTACTCAGTACAAATTTGGCCACAAGATCCCAGTGAAGACATCAAAATCAGAGACCATAAGCAAGGACATGGTTAGGAGGGGATTTCGGTTCGTCGGTCCGACCGTGGTTCATTCATTCATGCAAGCCTCCGGTCTAACCAACGACCACTTGATCACTTGCCACAGGCACCTCCCTTGCACCCTCTTGGCCAACCCTCGCCGGCCGGTCGAGACCTCCATTGATCAACCctaa